Proteins encoded within one genomic window of Fusarium musae strain F31 chromosome 4, whole genome shotgun sequence:
- a CDS encoding hypothetical protein (EggNog:ENOG41), which yields MDPYSTEGELINIHNHFHQGQYQEVIDFDTSSFSPDNALPARILVLRARLALGQAEDVLDDVKGDSQPELQALGALAEFNLGKADSAVETIEKLASSAADNTTVQVIGGTVLQAAGKSEEALSLLNQHQGSLDAVSLIVQIHLQQNRTDLALKEVSAARRWAQDSLLVNLAESWVGLRIYITEKVQGGEKYQQAFYVYEELAQAPSTSSVRSLVSQAVCELHLGRTEEAQAALEQALEKDANNPDAIANLLVLNVISGNQSDEFAQKLKSVKPNHQFLADLEEKSALFDKAATKYSPKVSA from the exons ATGGACCCCTACTCGACCGAAGGCGAATTAATCAACATTCACAACCATTTCCATCAGGGCCAGTATCAGGAAGTCATTGACTTTGAtacctcttccttctccccTGACAACGCTCTTCCCGCGCGCATTCTTGTCCTCCGAGCTCGATTGGCTCTTGGACAGGCAGAAGATGTTCTCGATGACGTGAAGGGTGATTCTCAGCCTGAGCTCCAGGCCCTGGGCGCTCTTGCTGAATTCAACTTGGGCAAGGCCGATTCTGCGGTGGAGACGATCGAGAAGCTGGCCTCTTCAGCTGCCGACAACACAACGGTCCAGGTTATCGGCGGAACGGTGCTCCAAGCTGCTGGGAAATCTGAAGAggctctttctcttctcaatcaaCACCAGGGAAGCC TCGATGCTGTCTCTCTTATCGTCCAGATCCATCTGCAACAAAACCGAACCGACCTCGCCCTGAAGGAAGTATCCGCCGCAAGACGATGGGCCCAAGATAGTCTCTTGGTCAACTTGGCTGAGTCGTGGGTTGGATTAAGAATC TACATCACTGAGAAGGTGCAGGGTGGTGAGAAGTACCAGCAGGCGTTTTACGTTTATGAGGAGCTCGCCCAAGCTCCCTCGACCTCATCAGTTCGAAGTCTTGTCTCGCAAGCTGTCTGCGAACTGCACCTCGGCCGAacagaagaagcccaagctgCTCTCGAACAGGCCCTGGAGAAGGACGCTAATAACCCCGACGCGATTGCTAACCTGCTGGTTCTCAATGTTATTTCCGGCAACCAGTCCGATGAATTCGCACA gAAATTGAAGAGCGTCAAGCCTAACCATCAATTCTTGGCCgacttggaggagaagagcgcTCTTTTTGATAAGGCTGCCACGAAGTATAGCCCCAAGGTGTCGGCATGA
- the RPL44 gene encoding 40s ribosomal protein L44e (BUSCO:EOG09265JX6): protein MTVTGRKWDEISEQHEETRTRNDYVDLEPTILLEGVTFSALQALSDDSIFSLKLSWGRATRYAEIWTEVVNIPKTRNTYCKGKECRKHTQHKVTQYKAGKASLFAQGKRRYDRKQSGYGGQTKPVFHKKAKTTKKVVLRLECVKCKTKLQLALKRCKHFELGGDKKTKGAALVF, encoded by the exons ATGACAGTCACTGGGAGAAAGTGGGATGAAATTTCGGAGCAACATGAAGAGACACGAACTCGAAACGACTACGTCGACCTCGAACCGACGATACTTCTTGAAGGTGTCACTTTTTCCGCCCTTCAAGCCCTTTCCGACGATTCAATCTTTTCTCTCAAACTGTCTTGGGGGCGTGCGACTCGATATGCTGAGATCTGGACAGAGGTC GTCAACATTCCCAAGACGCGCAACACCTACTGCAAGGGCAAGGAGTGCCGCAAGCACACCCAGCACAAGGTCACCCAGtacaaggctggcaaggcCTCCCTGTTCGCTCAGGGTAAGCGCCGATATGACCGCAAGCAGTCCGGTTATGGTGGTCAGACCAAGCCTGTCTTCcacaagaaggccaagactaCCAAGAAGGTTGTTCTGCGATTGGAGTGTGTCAAGTGCAAGACCAAGCTCCAGCTGGCGCTGAAGCGATGCAAGCACTTCGAGCTTGG TGGTGACAAGAAGACGAAGGGTGCTGCTCTGGTTTTCTAA
- a CDS encoding hypothetical protein (EggNog:ENOG41), with protein MSVKINVGNRSLRIGAVPLTQEEFAPFGDVVSNPRPSLLPSKHASGGGSLPYNGTTANQGTAIRYADVSKPQDLLSQAPSSNGRLIMSQFVCEARTLAPASDDASQSEFTVNILERHPFTSQTFAPLASTASKYLVIVAPSLPPSPQDDGLPVPSGEGLPGRGLPDLNGLRAFVATDHQAVTYAAGTWHAPMVALGKKETTLDFLVVQFSSGVDIQDCQIVTFEGHDSKEPDIKVRVPRGGSVTAKL; from the coding sequence ATGTCAGTTAAAATTAACGTCGGAAACCGAAGCCTCCGTATCGGGGCCGTTCCCCTGACACAAGAGGAGTTTGCGCCATTTGGAGACGTTGTCTCCAATCCACGACCAAGCCTTCTTCCATCAAAACACGCATCTGGAGGTGGTTCTCTCCCATACAACGGCACCACTGCCAATCAAGGAACAGCAATTCGCTATGCTGATGTCAGCAAGCCTCAGGACCTTCTCTCACAGGCTCCCAGCAGCAATGGCCGGTTGATCATGAGTCAATTCGTCTGCGAAGCAAGAACTTTGGCACCTGCAAGCGATGACGCTTCACAGAGCGAGTTCACCGTTAACATTCTTGAACGGCACCCATTCACTTCTCAAACGTTTGCCCCGCTCGCCTCTACCGCTTCAAAATACTTGGTCATCGTGGCCCCTTCTCTGCCACCATCTCCCCAAGACGATGGTCTGCCTGTACCAAGTGGAGAGGGTCTACCCGGCAGAGGTCTCCCTGATCTGAATGGGTTGCGTGCGTTTGTAGCAACAGACCACCAGGCTGTGACTTATGCGGCTGGGACATGGCACGCTCCAATGGTAGCTCTTGGTAAGAAGGAGACAACATTGGATTTCCTGGTTGTTCAGTTCTCCTCCGGCGTTGACATTCAAGACTGCCAGATCGTCACATTTGAGGGGCATGACTCTAAAGAACCCGATATTAAAGTGCGCGTTCCGCGAGGCGGAAGCGTTACCGCCAAACTGTAG